A genomic region of Anopheles coustani chromosome 3, idAnoCousDA_361_x.2, whole genome shotgun sequence contains the following coding sequences:
- the LOC131260368 gene encoding loricrin-like, which yields MDNIGRYSGGGSSAGGGNGGTGDGTNGSGASNGSNNAIVGVCSNVGGLFTGGGAGVVGGADGSGSGSNFTRIRSTTRSTMAKATAVRVSTGKKFSQLLIITPAVAIDSNEHDDYNGPFNSSSLDSGCGGSSEGSLSDDPIVDEAGQSQGGGDRRNNNNGTRLLPLFAGGRASSSQTASASSSTPGWRWCGLICSAVKCFRAAAATTTGRQSSASVREPLAGTTVRYTTSEAGAAPSGRSRAGGRRPGAPRFSRNHVYEYTIKSYHHPQRERRSNGHAAGSRSASISSESSSLSGGGAVAPIVTADHDHINNNNGHCPNSSANGNGNIIMSSTLLPRTGSGAVVVTTTQMLTDTERTPSPLMDTGTARANERNNIMYKL from the exons ATGGACAATATCGGCCGCTA TAGCGGTGGTGGTAGTAGTGCTGGTGGTGGGAACGGTGGAACTGGTGATGGTACTAATGGAAGTGGCGCCTCGAATGGAAGCAACAATGCAATTGTCGGTGTATGCAGCAACGTGGGAGGATTATTTACTGGAGGCGGAGCAGGTGTCGTGGGAGGTGCCGATGGAAGTGGTTCCGGGTCGAATTTTACGCGCATTCGCTCGACGACACGCTCAACGATGGCTAAAGCGACGGCAGTCCGTGTTTCGACGGGAAAAAAGTTTAGCCAACTATTGATCATTACGCCGGCGGTCGCGATCGATAGCAACGAACACGATGACTACAATGGTCCGTTTAATTCGTCCTCGCTGGATAGCGGGTGTGGAGGAAGTAGCGAGGGTAGTCTTTCCGATGACCCGATCGTCGACGAGGCAGGGCAAAGCCAGGGTGGCGGTGATCgtcgcaacaacaacaatggcaCGCGACTGTTGCCTTTATTCGCCGGAGGAAGGGCATCGTCATCCCAGACGGCTTCGGCATCATCGTCGACTCCCGGATGGCGCTGGTGTGGATTGATCTGTTCGGCGGTGAAATGTTTCCGTGCGGCTGCAGCCACAACTACCGGAAGGCAATCAAGCGCCTCGGTTAGGGAACCGCTAGCCGGAACGACTGTCCGTTACACAACGTCGGAAGCTGGTGCTGCACCCTCGGGAAGATCCCGTGCGGGTGGCCGTCGTCCTGGTGCTCCCCGGTTTAGCCGCAATCATGTGTACGAATACACGATCAAAAGCTATCACCATCCGCAGCGTGAGCGACGTTCGAATGGCCATGCCGCTGGAAGCCGATCTGCATCGATATCATCCGAGTCGTCTTCGCTGTCCGGCGGTGGAGCGGTAGCACCAATTGTCACGGCCGATCATGATCATATCAACAATAACAACGGCCACTGCCCCAACAGCAGCGCCAATGGCAATGGGAATATTATAATGAGCTCAACGTTGCTGCCAAGAACGGGATCGGGTGCGGTTGTAGTTACGACTACGCAGATGCTCACGGACACCGAAAGGACACCTTCACCCTTGATGGATACGGGCACAGCTAGGGCCAATGAACGGAACAACATTATGTACAAGTTGTGA